The stretch of DNA GAAGCCGAATGGCTGCCGCTGGGTGCCTTCGAGGTCCTGGGGTTAGATCACGAATCTCACTCGATTAAACGAGAAGCAGGGGATGGTCTTCCCGATAAGTTCCCTGTCGATCTGGGAACGACGATCCGTTCGCTGCGTCGTCAAAAGGATGCGGACGAAATCGCCTTGCTGAAGCAATGTATGGCGGCGGGTGATGCTGGCCATGCCTTTGCCCGAGAATTTGTGGCGACAGGTCGAACTGAACTCGAGATCTACCTGGGAGTACAGCAGGCAGCACTTTCGGCTGTTGGCCGCACAGGGCTCGTCTATGGCGACTTCCGAGCAGCCACCAAAGAAACGCCCAAGTCGGGGGGCTTACCTACAAATTATGCTCTCCAATCGGGAGATATGTACATTCTCGATTATTCAGTTTGTCTGGATGGTTATCGATCCGATTTTACCAATACGATCTGCGTGACCGATCCCACACCAGAACAGCAGAAGCTCTATGATGTCGTGATGGCCGCACAGCAGGCGGGCGAAAAAACACTCAGAGCGGGTCGACCTGCCAAGGATGTATTCGCTGCCGTTGAAGCTCCGATCATTGAAGCTGGCATGAAGGATCGTTTCGGACATCATGCAGGCCATGGAATTGGTCTGGCACACCCCGAACCACCGGTTCTGGTTCGCGACAGCACGGATACTCTGCTGGCTGGTGATGTGGTCACTCTCGAACCCGGACTCTATGTTCCCGGAGTGGGCGGGATTCGCATTGAGCACAACTACCTCATCACCGAGACAGGTTACGAGCGGCTCAGCCAGCATGTGATTGCACTGAGATAATCTTCCTCATCCCTGTTCGACTCTCTTTTGTGGCCGATTGAAAATACATGACAGATGCGATTGGTTCGGTTCGTCCTCGCCGGGTTCTTGTAACGGGTGCCGGTGGATTTCTGGGGGGCGTGCTGGCCCGTCGTTTGCAAGCTGAGGGACATCAGGTCGTCACGATTCAACGTGGCGATTACCCTGAGCTTGCAAATGCAGGAATCGAGTGCCATCGCGGCTCGATTACCGACCTTTCTGTTCTTGCCCGAGCCATGGAAGGATGTGAAACCGTCTTTCATGTGGCAGCCAAAGCCGGTGTGTGGGGATCGTGGCTCGATTACTTTCGCACGAATGTGCAGGGGACTCAGGCTGTCATCGATACCTGCAAGCAGGCAAATGTCAGACAACTTGTATTCACCAGTTCTCCCAGTGTGATCTTTGATGGAAAAGATCATGCAGGAGTGGATGAGTCCTATCCCTACCCCGCTTCTTATCTGGCTCATTACCCAGCCACTAAGGCCGATGCTGAACGACGGGTCTTGAGTGCCAATCATGAGAGTTTGCAGACGATTGCGCTCAGGCCACATCTGATCTGGGGGCCGGGAGATCCCCATTTGATTCCACGAGTACTGGATCGAGGCCAGAAGGGAAAGCTGCGCCGAATTGGAAATCGTGAATGCCTGGTCGATGCCGTCTACGTTGATAACGCCGCCGATGCTCACCTGCTGGCGATGAATGCATTGGATCGGGGCATCGGCGGAGGGCAAGCCTACTTTGTGACCAATCAGGAACCGTGGGAGCTATGGAAGTTGCTCAACGCCATCCTCGCTTGCCGTGGGATCGCTCCCGTCACAAAAACAATCCCGGCAGTTCTGGCGAAATCGATGGGTGCACTGTTTGAGACCTCCTACCGCCTCCTCGGGAAAACTTCAGAACCACCCACGACCCGTTTTGTCGCCAGCCAGCTTTCAACCAGCCATTGGTATTCACCAGTGAAAATTCAGCGAGACCTGGGGTATTTCCCCAGGATTTCGATGGACGAGGGGTTGCAGATGCTGGCCAAGTCACTGACATCCCCATCCTGATCAAAGCCTCAATTTCGCCAGCCTCTCCTAATCTTCATCCCTCCTAATTTGATACAAGCCATTCCCCAACTGCCTAGCTAGCCTGAATTCATGTAATCTCCGGCAATTTCCGCCATTTCGTTGGCATCACTGAGTCATTTCACTTACCCTTTCCCGGTGGTTTAGGAAGCTTTTGCCGATTCCGCTGACTTTTCCGACAAGGACTACGGCGGCGGTTTTCGGGCAATTGGTACGGATGCCCTTAGGGAGTGAATCTGAATGGTTTTTGCAGAGCGCAGGATGTGCGTGGTATTCGCAGTTTTCAGTGCAATTGTCTGTCAGACATGGCTATTAGTTGCCGCCGAACAAGACAGCCCTCCCATGAGTCCTCAGGTGCCGGCAGCACCTCAGAGCATTTCATGGAGAGCCAGCTATCGAAAAGCCTGGGATGAATCCAAAGCCACTGGCAAGCCTATGCTCATCAACATCTCGGCCAAATGGTGCCTCGCCTGTCGTACACTCGAACAGCAGACGCTTAACCAGCCACAGGTGCAGCAGATGGTGAATGAAAATTTCATCGCGGTGCAACTGGATGCGGATGCTCATCGCGATCTCGTCCAGTCTTTCCGTGTCACTGGATTGCCCACGTGCCTGGTGGTCGCCCCTGATCTGACAATCGAAGACCGCATCATCGGCATGCAGCCAGCCAACACATTCACTGGTCGCCTCTCCGAATCAGTCAGACCTGACATCGAGATGGCTAGTACGCCAGCACCGGCCTCCGCAACTCAACCAGCCAATGGCATTTAATTGCCGTTGCATCTCAAAGTGAGTCATTCAACCTGCAGAAAACACCAGCGGATCTCCCTGGTGTTTTCATGTACACGCAAGGGATTGCCGGTTTTCATCGGAGTGGCAATTGCATCGATTGCACTGTTCCGAGACTTCACCATATCGTTTTCGCGATGCCGATCCGATGACCAGTGACGTCACGGTGGGCGCAGGAAGTCATGGACAGGTAAACCAGAGCAGGGGTGCTCTCTTTTGCCTGAAGATGAAAGCAGCAACGTGCGTGATATGTCGTCTGTTCGATCACTCAACGATCTTCGAGACTTTGTGCATCAGGAGCTTTGCCGCTTTGAAAATTTGCTGGCAGAGCAGTTTCAACTGACGGAATCGCGTATTTTTCGCCACGGAGAATTATGCGGATTGCAGTTTATGCTTCAGGGCCCTCGGAGTGTTCGCCTCAACGCTGTTTGGGCGGCAGACAAAAACGATCTTTATCTTTACAACGCCCGTGGTGAGCGCTGCGCAAAACTCAAGGTCGCCACTCAACTCTCGACTGAATTAAGCCAGACAGGGTTTAGCCAGACAAAGTTAAGCCAAACAGACTCATCGGCTGCTTAAGTCGTTGTCTCTTCCCAGACGCTAACTGGTGATCGAGGGGGTCAGCAGCAGTTCGGGCATGGAGGCCGACCGGCTTCCTGCAACCGGCAGATTGTCTCCGCCACGAAACGTGAACACGACCGAGTATTTCGTGTCGTTTGTGGTGTTTCGATCAGCCGCATGCAAAGCAAGGCAGTGGAAAAACAGTACATCGCCGGGTTCCAGCTCAACGAATTCCCGCCGGGCAATCCATTCTTGATTCTCCGGTAAATCGGTCCGGAAAAACAACGCATCATCCAGTCGTTCGCGGCTCAATTTCTCTCGATGGGAACCTGGAATCACCTGCAGGCAGCCATTCGCGCGCGTTTCGTTGCCCAGTGCCAGCCACACATTCACCAGATCGGGCTTGGTGTAGCTCCAGTAACGAATGTCCTGATGCCAACCTGTCTCGCTGCTGTAGGCAGGCTGCTTGGTCATAACGCAGTTGTGATGGGCCAATGGACAGATCACACGCGGCCCCAGAATCTGCTGCAATCGACGCACCAGTTTGGGCTGTCCCAGCCATTCACTAAAGACATAATCCCGCGTCAAGGCCTGCTTCAGCCGGCGAATTGTCCTTCCACCTTCTGCTTCAAACGATGCTGGTGACCCTGGGTATTGCAACTCAGCTTCGTATTCGACGGGAGCAATGT from Planctopirus ephydatiae encodes:
- a CDS encoding M24 family metallopeptidase; its protein translation is MLTKDGVLGRRQRLWNTIPSRFEWLLIADPRHVQYLSNFLVNPLSFSAGERAWLLLERSGKATLLGDNFTLRSRAMEPVVDDEVMIKWYDHQHSVINRDHALLEAAKQVADRLYGRVGAVEAEWLPLGAFEVLGLDHESHSIKREAGDGLPDKFPVDLGTTIRSLRRQKDADEIALLKQCMAAGDAGHAFAREFVATGRTELEIYLGVQQAALSAVGRTGLVYGDFRAATKETPKSGGLPTNYALQSGDMYILDYSVCLDGYRSDFTNTICVTDPTPEQQKLYDVVMAAQQAGEKTLRAGRPAKDVFAAVEAPIIEAGMKDRFGHHAGHGIGLAHPEPPVLVRDSTDTLLAGDVVTLEPGLYVPGVGGIRIEHNYLITETGYERLSQHVIALR
- a CDS encoding NAD-dependent epimerase/dehydratase family protein, with product MTDAIGSVRPRRVLVTGAGGFLGGVLARRLQAEGHQVVTIQRGDYPELANAGIECHRGSITDLSVLARAMEGCETVFHVAAKAGVWGSWLDYFRTNVQGTQAVIDTCKQANVRQLVFTSSPSVIFDGKDHAGVDESYPYPASYLAHYPATKADAERRVLSANHESLQTIALRPHLIWGPGDPHLIPRVLDRGQKGKLRRIGNRECLVDAVYVDNAADAHLLAMNALDRGIGGGQAYFVTNQEPWELWKLLNAILACRGIAPVTKTIPAVLAKSMGALFETSYRLLGKTSEPPTTRFVASQLSTSHWYSPVKIQRDLGYFPRISMDEGLQMLAKSLTSPS
- a CDS encoding thioredoxin family protein — protein: MSPQVPAAPQSISWRASYRKAWDESKATGKPMLINISAKWCLACRTLEQQTLNQPQVQQMVNENFIAVQLDADAHRDLVQSFRVTGLPTCLVVAPDLTIEDRIIGMQPANTFTGRLSESVRPDIEMASTPAPASATQPANGI
- a CDS encoding phytanoyl-CoA dioxygenase family protein; the encoded protein is MSCETRVTNIPNSSSTASQLPGDFFSDDEIHQFRERGYVVVRGLGTSESRQRMMEVVRRGLDEHIAPVEYEAELQYPGSPASFEAEGGRTIRRLKQALTRDYVFSEWLGQPKLVRRLQQILGPRVICPLAHHNCVMTKQPAYSSETGWHQDIRYWSYTKPDLVNVWLALGNETRANGCLQVIPGSHREKLSRERLDDALFFRTDLPENQEWIARREFVELEPGDVLFFHCLALHAADRNTTNDTKYSVVFTFRGGDNLPVAGSRSASMPELLLTPSITS